A genomic stretch from Calidithermus timidus DSM 17022 includes:
- a CDS encoding acyl-CoA dehydrogenase family protein has protein sequence MLDYLGLYELFTPEEREIQRSSRRFLDDVALPHIGQWWEEGTFPTHLIRRFGEMGFLGPTIPTEYGGAGVSSAAYGLIAYELERIDSGLRSFCSVQSSLVMYPIYAFGSEEQKREYLPRLATGELVGCFGLTEEGGGSDPDGNMKTRARKDGEHYVLTGSKMWITNGNLAHLAIVWAKDDAGVVRGFIVPTDTPGFKANEVKHKASLRASVTSELVLEEVRVPASAMLPGVQGLKGPLSCLTQARFGIAWGALGALEAVYTEALGFVQTRTTFGKPIGSRQLVQEKLVRMLSDHSKGLLVAWRLAQLKDTGKLRPQQVSLGKRDNVRAALNGARAAREILGGSGITLEYHAIRHMLNLETVDTYEGTHDIHTLILGRDITGLSALE, from the coding sequence ATGCTCGACTACCTGGGCCTTTACGAGCTATTCACCCCCGAGGAGCGCGAGATCCAGCGCTCCTCCAGGCGCTTCCTCGACGACGTGGCCCTGCCCCACATCGGGCAGTGGTGGGAGGAGGGCACTTTCCCCACCCACCTGATCCGGCGCTTCGGGGAGATGGGCTTCCTAGGCCCCACCATCCCCACCGAGTACGGCGGGGCGGGGGTCTCGAGCGCGGCCTACGGCCTCATCGCCTACGAGCTCGAGCGCATCGACTCCGGCCTGCGCAGCTTCTGCAGCGTGCAGAGCTCGCTGGTGATGTATCCCATCTACGCCTTCGGCTCCGAGGAGCAAAAGCGCGAATACCTGCCCCGGCTGGCTACGGGCGAGCTGGTGGGCTGCTTCGGTCTCACCGAGGAGGGTGGCGGTAGCGACCCCGACGGCAACATGAAGACCCGCGCCCGCAAGGACGGCGAGCATTACGTGCTCACGGGTAGCAAGATGTGGATCACCAACGGCAACCTGGCCCACCTCGCCATCGTCTGGGCCAAGGACGACGCCGGCGTGGTGCGTGGTTTCATCGTGCCCACCGACACCCCCGGCTTCAAGGCCAACGAGGTGAAGCACAAGGCCTCGCTGCGGGCCTCGGTGACGAGCGAGCTGGTGCTCGAGGAGGTGCGCGTCCCCGCCAGCGCCATGCTGCCCGGCGTGCAGGGGCTCAAGGGACCGCTCTCCTGCCTGACCCAGGCTCGCTTCGGCATCGCCTGGGGGGCGCTGGGGGCGCTCGAGGCCGTCTACACCGAAGCCCTCGGCTTCGTCCAGACCCGCACCACCTTTGGCAAGCCCATCGGCAGCCGCCAATTGGTGCAGGAGAAGCTGGTGCGCATGCTCAGCGATCACAGCAAAGGCCTGCTGGTGGCCTGGCGCTTAGCCCAGCTCAAGGACACGGGCAAGCTGCGCCCCCAGCAGGTGAGCCTGGGCAAGCGCGACAACGTGCGCGCCGCCCTCAACGGGGCGCGGGCCGCGCGGGAAATCCTGGGCGGCAGCGGCATCACCCTCGAGTACCACGCCATCCGCCACATGCTCAACCTCGAGACCGTCGACACCTACGAGGGCACCCACGATATCCACACCCTGATCCTGGGGCGCGACATCACCGGCCTCAGTGCGCTCGAGTAG
- a CDS encoding histone deacetylase codes for MKARAYSAALSLPPVAGFAQLWEVIREELEEVLELRPSPAARLEELALAHDQGYLHHVFGEGLSRAESLRLGRHFSPELLQRALYSAGGTLAALEDALQGGLGLNLGGGTHHAYPAHAEGYSLFNDVAVAIAKARAEGFGGRVLVVDLDVHQGNGTAVFFQSDPSVFTLSLHAQHNYPQLKERSDLDVALPDATGDAEYLAALEPALERAFAFRPDLVFFNSGVDVLAGDRLGRLALSLDGLIERNRRVYQKVRESGAALVVVGGGGYHPDLRLLAEARIQTYRLAVAELWSVTRGG; via the coding sequence ATGAAGGCCAGGGCCTACAGTGCTGCACTCAGCCTGCCTCCCGTGGCAGGGTTCGCCCAGCTCTGGGAGGTCATCCGCGAGGAGCTGGAGGAGGTGCTCGAGCTCCGGCCCTCCCCTGCGGCGCGGCTGGAGGAGCTGGCCCTGGCCCACGACCAAGGCTATCTGCACCACGTCTTTGGCGAGGGGCTCTCCCGTGCCGAGTCGCTCAGGCTGGGCCGCCACTTTAGCCCCGAGCTGCTCCAGCGCGCCCTGTACTCGGCCGGTGGCACGCTGGCGGCGCTCGAGGACGCTTTGCAGGGGGGCCTGGGGCTCAACCTGGGCGGTGGCACCCACCACGCCTACCCCGCCCACGCCGAGGGCTACAGCCTGTTCAACGACGTGGCGGTGGCCATCGCCAAGGCCCGCGCCGAGGGCTTTGGCGGGCGGGTGCTGGTGGTCGACCTCGACGTGCACCAGGGCAACGGCACGGCGGTGTTCTTCCAGAGCGACCCCTCGGTGTTTACCCTCTCGCTCCACGCCCAGCACAACTACCCCCAACTCAAAGAGCGGAGCGACCTCGACGTGGCCCTGCCGGACGCCACCGGCGACGCGGAGTACCTGGCGGCGCTCGAGCCCGCCCTCGAGCGCGCCTTCGCCTTCCGCCCCGACTTGGTGTTCTTCAACTCCGGCGTGGACGTGCTGGCCGGGGATCGCCTGGGTCGCCTGGCGCTGAGCTTAGACGGCCTGATCGAGCGAAACCGGCGCGTATACCAGAAGGTGCGAGAGAGCGGCGCGGCCCTGGTCGTCGTTGGGGGTGGAGGCTACCACCCTGACCTGCGGCTGCTGGCGGAGGCCAGGATCCAGACCTACCGCCTGGCCGTGGCCGAGCTTTGGAGCGTCACCAGGGGCGGGTAG
- a CDS encoding MFS transporter, whose amino-acid sequence MSPWAVLAAAMTAGSAISAIGFVYPTLTPYLRDDLGLSLTAVGLLNTFIYLGTMLGALPAGWLTDRFGSRQVLILASLAAAALTLLIPLVAREQALFLMLLVLVGLVVACSTPAGSQAVAQAFPPQQRGLVIGLRQMAVPLGGALASGFLAPIAEYFGWRWASGVAGLVAVLAGWLTSRLYRENVRRGPQARTGRSGLRRILAERNIVLAAVAGVTLPTGQFIMITYLILFLRERFGIPELQGAALLTAANLAGALSRVFWAGLSDRLGGQRKPLLLGIVGLATLCALSLSWLPISTPLWLKAGVVVLYGATALGWQGLHFSLLTELSPPGLEGRVVGLGLVFTSIGIAAAPPIFGLVVERSGSYATGWLLLAGVFALGLSLLALVREEPGH is encoded by the coding sequence ATGTCGCCCTGGGCCGTGCTCGCTGCCGCCATGACCGCCGGGTCGGCCATTTCGGCCATCGGCTTTGTCTACCCCACCCTCACGCCCTACCTACGCGACGACTTAGGGCTGTCGCTCACGGCTGTGGGCCTGCTCAACACCTTCATCTACCTGGGCACCATGCTGGGCGCACTGCCGGCGGGCTGGCTGACCGACCGCTTTGGCAGCCGCCAGGTGCTGATCCTGGCCTCGCTGGCGGCAGCCGCCTTGACGCTACTGATCCCGCTGGTAGCGCGTGAGCAAGCGCTGTTCCTGATGCTTTTGGTGCTGGTGGGCCTGGTAGTGGCCTGCTCCACGCCGGCGGGGTCGCAGGCGGTGGCCCAGGCTTTCCCTCCCCAACAACGCGGACTGGTGATCGGGCTGCGCCAGATGGCCGTGCCGCTGGGCGGAGCGCTGGCCTCGGGGTTTTTGGCTCCGATAGCCGAGTACTTCGGGTGGCGCTGGGCCTCGGGGGTGGCGGGGTTGGTGGCGGTGCTGGCGGGCTGGCTCACCTCGAGGCTCTACCGCGAGAACGTTCGCCGGGGGCCGCAAGCCCGCACGGGCCGCTCGGGCTTGCGGCGCATCCTGGCCGAACGCAACATCGTCCTGGCAGCGGTGGCCGGGGTCACGCTGCCCACGGGACAGTTCATCATGATCACCTACCTCATCCTCTTCCTGCGGGAACGCTTCGGCATCCCCGAATTGCAGGGGGCAGCCTTGCTGACGGCGGCCAACCTGGCCGGGGCGCTGAGCCGGGTCTTCTGGGCCGGGCTCTCCGACCGCCTGGGGGGGCAGCGCAAACCCCTGCTGCTGGGCATCGTGGGGCTGGCGACCTTGTGTGCGCTATCGCTGAGCTGGCTACCCATCAGCACCCCGCTGTGGCTGAAGGCTGGCGTGGTGGTGCTGTACGGCGCAACAGCCCTGGGCTGGCAGGGCCTGCACTTCTCCCTCCTGACCGAGCTCTCACCCCCAGGCCTCGAGGGGCGGGTGGTGGGCTTGGGGCTGGTGTTCACCTCCATCGGGATTGCCGCGGCTCCCCCCATCTTCGGTTTGGTGGTCGAACGCAGCGGCAGCTACGCCACAGGCTGGCTCTTGCTCGCAGGCGTCTTCGCCCTGGGCCTGAGCCTGCTGGCGCTGGTGCGCGAAGAGCCAGGTCACTGA
- the bshA gene encoding N-acetyl-alpha-D-glucosaminyl L-malate synthase BshA, giving the protein MVAYASLGGSGIVATELAQRLARRGHEVWLFATERPFRFDEKSGVRFWKVEMPYYPVFPGPLYELALAGALERAMREVRLEAIHTHYAIPHAAAAWLASEGHIPTIHTLHGSDVSILGQDSVYRNVTAKFLRRACAVTAVSWNLALRARWAFGVKPRVIYNAVDIERFRPFPERRGEYAAEDEYLLVHASNFRSVKRVPDIVRAFFKIRQRVKARLVLLGKGPEEAEARRVVEELNLGRYVSFLPPSPHPEYVIGAADLFLLMSEEESFGQAALEALACGVPVVSTRVGGIPELINPAVGRLVELGDLEAYASAAVEVLTADELPQMRQIARRYAAERFHPDHITAQYEALYEEVLVAR; this is encoded by the coding sequence ATGGTGGCCTACGCCAGCCTAGGAGGTAGCGGGATCGTCGCTACCGAGCTGGCCCAGCGTCTGGCCCGGCGTGGGCACGAAGTCTGGCTCTTCGCCACCGAGCGCCCCTTCCGCTTTGACGAGAAGAGCGGGGTGCGGTTCTGGAAGGTGGAGATGCCCTACTACCCGGTCTTTCCGGGGCCGCTATACGAGCTGGCCCTGGCGGGGGCCCTCGAGCGGGCCATGCGGGAGGTGAGGCTCGAGGCCATCCATACCCACTACGCCATTCCCCACGCCGCCGCCGCCTGGCTGGCCAGCGAGGGCCACATCCCCACCATCCACACCCTACACGGCTCCGACGTGAGCATCCTGGGCCAGGACAGCGTTTACCGCAACGTCACCGCCAAATTTCTGCGCCGCGCCTGTGCCGTCACCGCCGTCTCCTGGAACCTGGCGCTGAGGGCCAGGTGGGCCTTCGGGGTCAAGCCCAGGGTGATCTACAACGCCGTAGACATCGAGCGCTTTCGCCCTTTTCCCGAACGCCGGGGCGAATACGCCGCCGAAGACGAGTACCTCCTCGTCCACGCCTCCAACTTTCGCTCGGTCAAGCGCGTACCCGACATCGTGCGGGCTTTCTTCAAGATTCGCCAGCGGGTCAAAGCCCGCCTGGTACTGCTGGGCAAAGGTCCCGAGGAAGCCGAGGCCAGGCGGGTGGTGGAGGAGCTGAACTTGGGCCGCTACGTGAGCTTTCTGCCCCCCAGCCCCCACCCCGAGTACGTCATCGGGGCCGCCGACCTGTTCTTGCTGATGTCGGAGGAGGAATCCTTCGGACAGGCTGCGCTCGAGGCCCTGGCCTGCGGAGTTCCCGTGGTCAGCACCCGCGTGGGCGGCATCCCCGAGCTGATCAACCCGGCGGTGGGGCGGCTGGTGGAGTTGGGCGACCTCGAGGCCTACGCCAGCGCCGCCGTCGAAGTGCTCACCGCCGACGAGCTCCCCCAAATGCGGCAGATTGCCCGCCGGTACGCCGCCGAGCGCTTCCACCCCGACCACATCACCGCCCAGTACGAAGCGCTGTACGAAGAAGTGCTGGTGGCGCGATGA
- a CDS encoding CBS and ACT domain-containing protein gives MLVKDVMNSPVLTVPEELSLQEAHELMYAKRVRHLPVVREGRVVGVITDRDVRLACSPLAKDSAASPNTPVSKVMSHPVVTADPLDPVEEAARTMRTRKIGCLPVLENDELVGIVTGIDLLDALLKLTGVEKPSGRLELRLPDEPGQLALLTGYLADQGVNVHSLLTYPEDPLWVRSVLRVNTQNTRALAEELRQQGLEVLWPPEKPWM, from the coding sequence ATGCTGGTCAAGGACGTCATGAACAGCCCGGTGCTGACCGTGCCGGAGGAGCTGAGCCTGCAGGAGGCGCACGAGCTGATGTACGCCAAACGGGTGCGCCACCTGCCGGTAGTGCGCGAGGGGCGGGTGGTGGGGGTGATCACCGACCGCGACGTGCGGCTGGCCTGTAGCCCGCTGGCGAAGGACTCGGCGGCCTCACCCAACACCCCGGTGAGCAAAGTGATGAGCCATCCCGTAGTCACCGCCGACCCGCTCGACCCTGTGGAAGAAGCGGCCCGCACCATGCGCACGCGCAAGATCGGCTGTCTGCCGGTGCTCGAGAACGACGAGCTGGTGGGCATCGTAACCGGCATCGACCTGCTGGACGCGCTGCTCAAGCTCACCGGGGTGGAAAAGCCCAGCGGGCGCCTCGAGCTGCGCCTGCCCGACGAGCCCGGTCAACTGGCCCTGCTCACGGGCTACCTGGCCGACCAGGGCGTCAACGTACACTCGCTGCTGACCTACCCCGAAGACCCGTTGTGGGTGCGCAGCGTGTTGCGGGTCAACACCCAGAACACCCGCGCCCTTGCCGAGGAGCTGCGCCAGCAGGGGCTCGAGGTGCTGTGGCCGCCGGAAAAACCCTGGATGTAG
- the ade gene encoding adenine deaminase yields MQRQTLIHLLEVARGDTPADLVLSNARVLNVFTGEIYPAAVAIAGGFIAGVGEGYVGREVHDLGGRFLVPGLIDAHIHIESTLSLPYELARVIVPRGTTTLVADPHEIANVCGLEGIRFMLEASEGLPLDCLFMLPSCVPASPLSSSGAVLEAADLLKLWGTHPRLLGLAEFMNVPGVVLGDPQCLDKLMAFQGERIDGHAPGLGGKWLQAYAAAGPATDHESTSAEEALEKLRAGLHVLVREGTVTRDLEALLPLINEKTAPRMAFCTDDRHPEDLLDEGHLDFVVRRAVKLGLDPVTAIQMATLGAANAHRLRDRGAIAPGRRADLVVTSRLEDFRAERVYSAGRWVAEHGEPVGEWLHPQADLRQVRNTVRVDLSRVSLDIPAQGGWVRAIGVIPRKVVTEERVRPARIVGGLAQADPEGDLLKLAVVNRYGGQGVGLGFVHGLGLRRGAIAGTVGHDSHNLTCAGADDESMRTAMRALAEAGGGYAVALGEEVLALTPLPVAGLMSDRPMPEVRAQIERLLAATKQLGTPLHDPMMHVAFLPLEVIPKLKLTDKGLVDVEKFGFVSLWAG; encoded by the coding sequence ATGCAGCGCCAAACGCTGATTCACCTTCTCGAGGTCGCGCGGGGCGATACCCCCGCCGACTTGGTCCTGAGCAACGCGCGGGTGCTCAACGTCTTCACCGGGGAGATCTACCCGGCCGCGGTGGCCATCGCCGGAGGGTTCATCGCCGGGGTGGGCGAGGGCTACGTGGGCCGCGAGGTCCACGACCTGGGGGGGCGCTTCCTGGTACCCGGCCTCATCGACGCCCACATCCACATCGAGTCCACGCTCTCGCTGCCTTATGAGCTCGCCCGGGTCATCGTGCCCCGGGGCACCACCACCCTGGTCGCCGATCCCCACGAGATCGCCAACGTGTGCGGCCTCGAGGGCATCCGCTTCATGCTCGAGGCCTCCGAGGGGCTCCCGCTGGACTGCTTGTTCATGCTGCCCTCCTGCGTGCCCGCCAGCCCGCTCTCCAGCAGCGGGGCAGTGCTCGAGGCGGCGGATTTGCTGAAGCTGTGGGGGACGCATCCCCGCCTCCTGGGCCTGGCCGAATTCATGAACGTGCCCGGTGTGGTGCTCGGCGACCCGCAGTGCCTCGATAAGCTGATGGCCTTCCAGGGGGAGCGCATCGACGGGCACGCGCCCGGCCTGGGCGGCAAGTGGCTCCAGGCCTACGCCGCCGCCGGGCCCGCCACCGACCACGAGTCCACCAGCGCCGAGGAGGCGTTGGAGAAGCTGCGGGCCGGGCTTCACGTGCTAGTGCGCGAGGGCACCGTGACCCGCGACCTCGAGGCCCTCCTGCCCCTCATCAACGAGAAGACCGCGCCCCGCATGGCCTTCTGCACCGACGACCGTCACCCCGAAGACCTGCTCGACGAGGGCCACCTCGACTTCGTGGTGCGGCGGGCCGTCAAGCTCGGGCTGGACCCGGTCACCGCCATCCAGATGGCGACGCTGGGCGCTGCCAACGCCCACCGCCTGCGCGACCGGGGGGCCATCGCGCCGGGACGGCGGGCCGATTTGGTGGTGACGAGTCGCCTGGAGGACTTCCGCGCCGAGCGGGTTTACTCGGCTGGGCGCTGGGTGGCCGAGCACGGCGAGCCGGTGGGCGAGTGGCTGCACCCGCAGGCCGACTTGCGTCAGGTGCGCAACACCGTGCGGGTCGATCTCAGCCGGGTCTCGCTGGACATCCCGGCTCAGGGGGGCTGGGTGCGGGCCATCGGGGTCATCCCGCGGAAGGTGGTGACCGAAGAACGCGTTCGCCCGGCCCGCATCGTGGGTGGGCTGGCCCAGGCCGACCCCGAGGGCGACCTGCTCAAGCTAGCGGTGGTCAACCGCTACGGCGGGCAGGGGGTGGGGCTGGGCTTCGTGCACGGGCTGGGTTTGCGGCGCGGGGCCATCGCCGGGACCGTGGGCCACGACAGCCACAACCTCACCTGCGCCGGGGCCGACGACGAATCCATGCGCACCGCGATGCGGGCCCTGGCCGAGGCGGGTGGGGGCTACGCGGTGGCGCTGGGTGAGGAAGTGCTGGCCCTCACCCCCCTGCCCGTCGCCGGGCTGATGAGCGACAGGCCCATGCCCGAGGTCCGCGCCCAGATAGAGCGCCTGCTGGCCGCCACCAAGCAGCTGGGCACCCCCCTGCACGACCCCATGATGCACGTGGCCTTCCTGCCGCTCGAGGTCATCCCCAAGCTCAAGCTCACCGACAAGGGGCTGGTGGACGTGGAGAAGTTCGGCTTCGTGAGTTTGTGGGCGGGTTAG